One window of Papaver somniferum cultivar HN1 chromosome 9, ASM357369v1, whole genome shotgun sequence genomic DNA carries:
- the LOC113308044 gene encoding B3 domain-containing protein Os05g0481400-like yields the protein MADANFYEEARKQRMEENLRRFQDLGVAKIAKSLTDQATKPKPKAIAKPRAPAPVDPNLVRRSSRPHTTVTSYAEEFIEDRPARKKPRSGFSTRVKKPHEKVATEAQRAKVIKHAEDYRVRHVPSANPSYVKSMLQSHVYNGFWLNVPRDFCKKYLPGEKTVVVLEDAKGAEFDVVYTGEKENAGLSGGWKAFAEAHKLDDGDALIFELTEPARLKVHIFKGIGTGDEGLLKGKKKAKGGKGKKSDAKEDMVEAAAENTTQPRERKTRNSKKAGE from the exons ATGGCCGATGCTAACTTCTATGAAGAAGCAAGAAAACAACGTATGGAAGAAAACCTAAGAAGATTTCAG GATTTGGGTGTTGCCAAGATTGCCAAGAGTCTAACTGATCAAGCTACAAAGCCA AAACCAAAGGCTATAGCTAAACCTAGGGCTCCAGCTCCTGTAGACCCTAATTTGGTGAGACGTTCTTCGCGTCCTCATACCACAGTTACTTCCTATGCGGAAGAG TTTATTGAGGACCGTCCTGCACGGAAAAAGCCGAGATCAGGCTTCTCAACAAG AGTAAAAAAACCGCACGAGAAAGTGGCTACAGAAGCACAACGAGCCAAGGTGATTAAGCATGCTGAGGATTATCGAGTTCGTCATGTGCCATCTGCTAACCCATCTTATGTCAAGTCAATGCTCCAGTCTCATGTCTACAATGGCTTCTGGCTG AATGTGCCCCGCGATTTCTGCAAGAAATACTTACCCGGGGAGAAAACGGTTGTTGTGTTAGAGGATGCAAAAGGTGCTGAGTTTGATGTAGTCTACACTGGAGAGAAGGAAAATGCTGGTCTCAGCGGTGGCTGGAAAGCCTTCGCAGAGGCTCACAAACTGGATGATGGTGATGCCCTCATTTTTGAGCTTACTGAGCCAGCAAGATTAAAG GTTCATATATTTAAAGGGATTGGCACGGGTGATGAAGGCCTTCTTAAAGGGAAGAAAAAAGCTAAAGGAGGTAAAGGGAAGAAGTCTGATGCAAAGGAGGATATGGTTGAAGCGGCTGCTGAAAACACTACCCAACCTAGAGAAAGAAAAACTAGAAATTCTAAGAAAGCTGGAGAGTGA
- the LOC113308821 gene encoding protein INVOLVED IN DE NOVO 2-like has translation MSRYPETELAPVVVQAQPDVEADPPAELNRDELFVYPWMGVVANLPTELKDGKYIGESGSKLRDQFIRQGFNPVKVQPLWNCRGHSGFAIVISNKDWPGFHNPMSFEKFFEADHHGKRDWYAKKHYETSLYGWVARDDDYDAGNIVAEHLRKNGDLKTTADIF, from the coding sequence ATGTCTAGATATCCGGAGACGGAGCTAGCACCAGTAGTGGTTCAAGCTCAGCCTGACGTTGAGGCTGATCCACCTGCTGAGCTGAACCGTGATGAACTTTTTGTCTATCCTTGGATGGGTGTTGTTGCGAACCTTCCTACCGAATTGAAAGATGGAAAATATATAGGAGAAAGTGGTTCTAAGCTCAGAGACCAGTTCATAAGGCAAGGGTTTAATCCAGTGAAGGTGCAGCCTCTTTGGAATTGTCGTGGTCATTCAGGTTTCGCTATTGTAATTTCTAACAAAGACTGGCCTGGGTTTCACAATCCAATGTCGTTCGAGAAGTTCTTTGAAGCGGATCATCATGGGAAGCGAGATTGGTATGCAAAGAAGCACTATGAGACTAGTCTGTATGGCTGGGTGGCGCGAGATGATGACTACGATGCTGGAAATATTGTTGCTGAACACCTGAGAAAAAATGGAGACCTAAAAACTACCGCTGATATTTTCTAA